One part of the Coprobacter tertius genome encodes these proteins:
- a CDS encoding OmpA family protein, with amino-acid sequence MKNVRFMAVLLSASLLFSSCGTMNNTGKGSLIGGSGGAALGAGLGALIGKDKGKSAAIGAAVGVAVGAGAGALIGRKMDKQKEELEKIQGAEVETVTDANGLQGVKVTFSSGILFPTNGVSLSSKSQTALRDFAVSLVNNPETDITIWGHTDNTGTDAVNERISTQRAQAVATFLNQNGISTNRMTVAGKSYYEPVADNSTVEGRAQNRRVDIYITANENMIKQAEAGTLK; translated from the coding sequence ATGAAAAATGTAAGATTTATGGCTGTTTTATTATCAGCCTCTCTTTTATTCAGTAGTTGCGGTACTATGAACAATACCGGAAAAGGTTCGTTAATCGGAGGATCGGGCGGTGCAGCATTAGGGGCAGGACTCGGTGCTCTTATCGGAAAAGACAAGGGTAAATCGGCGGCTATAGGTGCGGCTGTAGGCGTAGCTGTAGGTGCGGGAGCCGGTGCTCTTATTGGCCGTAAAATGGATAAGCAAAAAGAAGAACTTGAAAAAATACAGGGTGCCGAAGTAGAAACGGTAACCGATGCCAATGGTTTACAAGGGGTAAAAGTAACTTTCTCAAGCGGTATTTTATTTCCCACCAATGGTGTTAGTTTAAGCAGTAAATCACAAACAGCATTACGTGATTTTGCAGTTTCTCTTGTCAATAATCCCGAAACTGATATCACCATATGGGGCCATACCGATAATACGGGTACTGACGCTGTAAACGAACGAATCTCGACCCAACGCGCACAAGCTGTGGCTACATTTCTCAACCAAAACGGTATATCTACAAATCGTATGACAGTTGCCGGAAAATCTTATTATGAACCGGTTGCGGATAATTCCACAGTTGAAGGAAGAGCACAAAACAGACGGGTAGATATTTATATTACGGCAAACGAAAACATGATTAAACAAGCCGAAGCAGGAACACTAAAATAA
- a CDS encoding ATP-binding protein, whose product MRILFILLLLFSVSVNQVFAESSEHEDYVLVLNSYTESTYWSTEIRKAMEKEIRAANGKVDVLVEHMIALRWDTPEQVEAYKKKIFSRYRKRPRAVVFLGETSSMLIGEDVTKRWDDIPCVLCVETDYTCRPGQFSLSKAIPEEQRISWTEALKDVNATVVYDPVYLDKNISLMRRMLPDMKKLLFIICKRPVGLELARQSRELMAKSYPDIEAEYLIPGDISMDSLVRRVKSAGPEYGILFYSSHTTSRSGIDVLIMTQLYKILGGYTDLPIFSLTQYPVVHSDMVGGYFASQEKVGIQLGKTVSQILDGKAARDIPHQKAGPPFYEFNYPALLAANLSPGDCPPHSLFFQRPPSFWQANKHIVLLCAMGLIVLILLIRYRSIRKIRNIQAAQLKLRADYSVLFRNMPVVYMKLQLRKYSSSEIADYRIMEVNPCFEKHFESGDKCMGRMISEIFPDQFSEWSELYQLVVRDKREILFQYYHKQTNEHFSVIAVPSSQDGDIDVFWMDNTELAHIQQLLQKVNGKLAMVLDVANIVPWRWDLEKGTILCDINRPIELSGQENADEEHLSVPDYQYFAKICREDRERVKQAYRELIEGKTNKIKMEYRVFRQNNGKKEFDWVEGQAAVDRRDSNGRPLSLIGSSLVISERKRMEADLISAKEKAEESNRLKSAFLANMSHEIRTPLNAIVGFSGVLADEKEDTEKQRYVSIIENNNELLLQLIGDILDLSKIEAGTLEFVYSDVDINHIMEELRIAFETRVDENNVKLELDKGLDDCYVHTEKNRLTQVISNLLTNAAKFTKNGTIRFGYRLQNQDFLYFYVKDTGCGIPGNKLDSVFGRFVKLNAFAQGTGLGLSICKTLVEKMGGQIGVESEEGRGALFWFTVPYQRSVRKDTPVYDIQPLKIEKEKLMVLIAEDNVDNYELFQSILGQEYQLLHAWNGEEAVTMFKQYSPHIVLMDVNMPVMDGYEATRRIRELSDSIPVIAVTAYAFADDEQRMLSNGFDAYIPKPIQAVKLKKQMVELIRTRMIFM is encoded by the coding sequence ATGCGCATTCTATTCATTTTATTACTGCTGTTTTCCGTGTCTGTCAATCAGGTATTTGCAGAATCGTCCGAACATGAAGATTATGTCCTGGTTTTGAATTCCTATACCGAATCCACTTACTGGAGCACCGAGATCCGGAAAGCAATGGAAAAAGAGATCCGTGCCGCCAACGGTAAAGTCGATGTTTTGGTCGAACACATGATTGCCCTCAGATGGGATACTCCCGAGCAGGTAGAGGCTTATAAAAAGAAGATTTTCTCGCGTTACCGCAAACGCCCCAGGGCGGTCGTTTTTTTAGGCGAGACCAGCTCTATGCTCATCGGAGAGGACGTTACAAAGCGATGGGACGATATACCGTGCGTGTTATGCGTAGAGACCGATTACACTTGCCGTCCTGGCCAGTTCAGTCTGTCAAAAGCCATCCCCGAAGAGCAGCGCATATCGTGGACTGAGGCGCTGAAAGATGTGAATGCAACCGTTGTGTACGACCCGGTTTACCTGGATAAGAATATATCCCTGATGCGAAGGATGTTGCCGGATATGAAGAAACTGCTGTTCATTATCTGCAAACGGCCCGTGGGACTGGAACTGGCCCGTCAGTCCCGTGAACTGATGGCAAAGTCCTATCCCGATATCGAGGCGGAATACCTGATTCCCGGTGATATCTCCATGGATTCGCTGGTCAGGCGGGTAAAGAGTGCCGGCCCGGAGTACGGCATCCTGTTTTATTCCAGCCACACGACCAGCCGCTCCGGGATCGACGTTTTGATTATGACGCAGTTGTACAAGATCCTGGGCGGATATACAGACTTACCCATATTCTCACTGACTCAATATCCGGTGGTTCATTCCGATATGGTGGGCGGTTATTTCGCTTCGCAGGAGAAGGTCGGGATTCAGTTGGGAAAAACCGTTTCCCAAATTCTGGACGGGAAGGCCGCCCGGGACATCCCGCACCAGAAAGCGGGTCCCCCGTTCTATGAGTTCAATTATCCCGCATTACTGGCCGCTAATCTGTCGCCGGGGGATTGTCCGCCACACAGCCTGTTCTTTCAGCGGCCGCCCTCTTTCTGGCAGGCCAACAAGCATATCGTATTGCTCTGTGCCATGGGCCTTATCGTGCTCATCCTGCTCATCCGTTACCGCTCCATACGGAAAATCCGCAATATACAGGCCGCACAACTGAAATTGCGGGCGGATTACAGTGTTCTCTTCCGGAATATGCCGGTCGTTTATATGAAATTACAATTGCGGAAATATTCCAGCAGTGAGATTGCGGATTATCGTATTATGGAAGTGAATCCCTGTTTTGAGAAACACTTTGAATCTGGAGATAAGTGTATGGGTCGTATGATCAGCGAAATTTTCCCCGATCAGTTTTCCGAGTGGAGCGAACTTTACCAGTTGGTGGTCCGGGATAAGCGGGAAATATTATTCCAATATTATCACAAGCAGACGAATGAGCATTTTAGCGTCATTGCAGTTCCGTCATCTCAGGATGGGGATATCGATGTTTTCTGGATGGACAATACCGAACTGGCTCATATACAACAACTGTTGCAGAAAGTCAACGGCAAACTGGCGATGGTGTTGGATGTGGCGAATATCGTCCCTTGGCGCTGGGATCTGGAAAAGGGAACGATATTGTGCGATATCAATCGCCCGATTGAATTGAGCGGACAGGAGAACGCCGATGAGGAACATCTTTCGGTGCCAGACTATCAGTATTTTGCAAAGATTTGCAGGGAAGACCGGGAACGGGTGAAACAGGCATACCGCGAATTGATCGAAGGAAAAACCAATAAAATAAAAATGGAGTATCGTGTATTCAGGCAGAATAACGGCAAGAAGGAGTTTGATTGGGTAGAGGGACAGGCGGCGGTCGATAGGCGGGACAGCAACGGTCGCCCTTTGTCATTGATCGGTTCGTCACTGGTTATCAGTGAGCGTAAACGTATGGAAGCCGACCTGATTTCGGCTAAGGAGAAAGCTGAAGAGTCCAATCGGTTGAAATCCGCATTCCTCGCCAATATGAGCCATGAGATTCGTACTCCGTTGAATGCTATTGTCGGATTCTCTGGAGTTTTGGCGGATGAAAAAGAGGATACGGAGAAACAAAGGTATGTGAGTATTATTGAAAACAATAATGAATTATTGTTGCAATTGATCGGAGATATTCTCGATTTATCGAAAATCGAAGCCGGCACATTGGAGTTTGTCTATTCCGATGTGGATATAAACCATATTATGGAAGAATTGCGGATTGCCTTTGAAACGCGGGTGGATGAAAATAATGTTAAGCTCGAATTGGACAAAGGGCTGGACGACTGTTATGTGCATACGGAAAAGAATCGTCTGACACAGGTAATCTCGAATCTGTTGACCAATGCCGCGAAATTTACGAAAAACGGAACGATCCGGTTCGGGTATCGTTTGCAAAATCAGGATTTCCTCTATTTCTACGTTAAGGATACCGGCTGCGGTATTCCCGGAAATAAGCTGGATTCTGTTTTCGGGCGCTTCGTGAAACTTAATGCCTTTGCTCAAGGAACAGGGCTCGGACTATCTATCTGCAAGACGCTCGTTGAAAAGATGGGCGGTCAGATCGGCGTGGAGTCGGAAGAGGGACGAGGGGCTTTGTTTTGGTTTACCGTACCTTATCAGCGTAGCGTGAGAAAGGACACGCCGGTTTATGACATCCAGCCATTGAAAATAGAGAAGGAAAAGTTAATGGTATTGATCGCTGAGGACAATGTGGATAATTACGAATTGTTCCAGTCTATTCTGGGGCAAGAATACCAGTTGCTTCATGCCTGGAACGGCGAAGAGGCAGTTACCATGTTCAAGCAATATAGTCCCCATATCGTTCTGATGGATGTGAATATGCCGGTAATGGACGGCTATGAGGCAACCCGGAGAATCCGTGAACTATCGGACAGCATACCCGTAATCGCCGTTACCGCCTACGCTTTCGCCGATGACGAACAGCGAATGCTTTCCAACGGCTTCGATGCCTATATACCCAAGCCTATCCAGGCCGTTAAGTTGAAAAAACAAATGGTGGAACTGATTCGCACCCGGATGATATTCATGTAA
- the mtnN gene encoding 5'-methylthioadenosine/S-adenosylhomocysteine nucleosidase, with protein sequence MKEKIGILCASDTELMPFLNSIHPHQTIKKAMLEFHIGRIGKIDAIMVYSGVCKVNAAIASQLLIDFFHVDAIINAGVAGGIDSNIQLFDTIISERMVYHDVSDDILTEYHPWLESNYFFADPALLAIAREYSSTAMYPVLFGTMATGEQFIDDENRDKINQKYAPLSVDMETTSIAHVCHVNRIPFLSVRTITDTSTHKGMENFEKNCEVASEISAGIALGILSLLEGK encoded by the coding sequence ATGAAAGAAAAAATAGGAATATTATGCGCCAGTGATACTGAATTAATGCCATTTTTAAATAGCATCCATCCGCACCAGACCATAAAAAAAGCAATGTTGGAATTTCATATCGGCCGAATTGGGAAAATCGATGCTATCATGGTGTATAGTGGTGTTTGTAAAGTAAATGCAGCAATTGCATCTCAATTGCTGATTGATTTTTTCCATGTAGATGCCATCATCAATGCCGGAGTTGCTGGAGGAATTGATTCAAACATTCAGTTATTCGATACTATCATATCCGAACGGATGGTTTACCACGATGTATCCGATGATATTCTGACAGAATATCATCCTTGGCTGGAAAGCAATTATTTTTTTGCAGATCCAGCTTTGCTCGCCATTGCTCGTGAATACAGCTCAACTGCAATGTATCCGGTTTTATTCGGTACGATGGCTACCGGAGAACAATTTATTGATGATGAGAATAGGGATAAAATCAATCAAAAGTATGCTCCACTTTCGGTTGATATGGAGACAACAAGTATCGCTCATGTTTGTCATGTAAATAGAATTCCATTTTTAAGCGTCAGGACAATCACGGATACTTCTACACATAAAGGTATGGAAAATTTTGAAAAGAATTGCGAGGTAGCTTCCGAAATATCTGCCGGAATCGCATTAGGGATATTGAGTTTATTAGAAGGAAAATAA
- a CDS encoding DJ-1 family glyoxalase III: protein MKTSYLFLAEGFEEIEALTIIDMLRRAGMAIKTVSITSQKEVKGAHNITVLADMLFEPNRITDIDWLILPGGMPGTKHLGEFKLLKTLLKEHYKNNGKIAAICAAPSILGDMGLLNGRKATCYPGFESHLQNGDCTGNPVEISGNITTGKGPGVAPEFALAIIKQALGDETAKKVAKEMLLVD, encoded by the coding sequence ATGAAAACATCTTACTTATTTCTGGCCGAAGGCTTTGAAGAAATAGAAGCACTGACCATAATCGACATGTTACGTCGTGCCGGAATGGCGATAAAAACCGTCTCTATTACATCTCAAAAAGAAGTAAAAGGAGCTCACAACATTACCGTGCTTGCCGATATGCTTTTTGAACCGAATCGCATTACCGATATCGATTGGTTGATTTTACCCGGTGGTATGCCAGGGACCAAACATTTAGGTGAATTCAAACTGTTGAAAACTCTCTTAAAAGAGCATTATAAAAATAATGGAAAAATAGCGGCTATTTGCGCTGCTCCCTCGATTTTAGGAGATATGGGATTACTCAACGGACGTAAAGCAACCTGTTATCCCGGCTTCGAATCTCATTTACAAAATGGAGACTGTACCGGTAATCCGGTAGAAATATCGGGAAATATCACCACCGGTAAGGGACCGGGTGTGGCTCCCGAGTTTGCTTTGGCAATTATAAAACAGGCGTTAGGAGACGAAACAGCCAAAAAAGTAGCAAAAGAAATGCTTCTTGTAGATTGA
- a CDS encoding hemolysin family protein, whose protein sequence is MEIFIIVFLILLNGVLSMSEIALVSARKSRLETDAKKGSKAARTALRLAEDPDKFLSTIQIGITLIGILTGLYSGESFAGNFGVFLERFIPAAYSVAVAKIIIVTVVTYLTLIIGELVPKRIGMAAAERVSRLVAPAMNFLSKIASPFVWLLSKSTAAMLKLLGLNDRNDNKVTEDEIKAIIREGTEDGEVQEVEQDIVERVFNLGDRNVGSIMTHRNDLVWLDISWPPEEINRVILANLFHVYPVCEGRIDNILGVVTLRDLIDKVDKADFDLSILLKTPNYMPETLSVYNGLERMKQERLKYALVTDEFGSIQGIVTSSDIMEALIGVLPDPGEELDIVVRSDGSCLVDGQCSFYDFLAYFDMEELYPDYNYNTLSGLILGILQHIPATGEQLEWMNFKLEIVDMDGARIDKVLVKKDDLK, encoded by the coding sequence ATGGAAATTTTTATTATCGTTTTTCTTATTCTTTTAAACGGGGTATTATCGATGTCTGAGATTGCTTTGGTTTCTGCGCGAAAATCGAGACTCGAAACAGATGCTAAAAAAGGTAGTAAAGCGGCTCGTACGGCTTTACGTTTGGCCGAAGACCCCGATAAGTTCCTTTCAACCATACAAATTGGTATTACTCTTATCGGTATTCTTACCGGTCTTTATTCAGGTGAATCTTTTGCCGGAAATTTCGGCGTTTTTCTCGAACGCTTTATTCCTGCGGCTTATTCTGTTGCAGTGGCAAAGATCATAATTGTAACGGTAGTAACGTACCTTACTTTAATTATCGGTGAGTTGGTACCTAAACGTATCGGCATGGCTGCAGCTGAGAGAGTGTCCCGCTTAGTGGCTCCGGCTATGAATTTTTTATCGAAGATTGCTTCTCCTTTTGTATGGTTACTTTCGAAAAGTACGGCAGCAATGCTTAAATTACTCGGGCTTAATGATCGAAATGATAATAAAGTAACCGAAGACGAGATAAAAGCCATTATAAGAGAAGGTACTGAGGACGGTGAAGTTCAGGAAGTAGAACAAGATATTGTCGAACGGGTTTTTAACTTGGGAGACCGTAATGTGGGGTCTATTATGACGCACAGAAATGATTTGGTATGGCTCGATATCAGTTGGCCGCCCGAAGAAATTAACCGGGTGATATTGGCTAACTTGTTTCATGTTTACCCGGTATGTGAAGGCCGTATCGATAATATTCTCGGGGTGGTTACTTTGAGAGATTTGATTGATAAGGTGGATAAAGCAGATTTCGATCTGAGTATATTATTGAAAACACCCAATTATATGCCCGAAACCCTTAGCGTTTATAACGGTCTTGAAAGGATGAAGCAAGAACGGCTAAAATATGCGTTGGTTACCGATGAATTCGGTAGTATACAGGGGATTGTAACTTCGAGTGATATTATGGAGGCTCTTATCGGAGTACTTCCCGATCCGGGAGAAGAATTGGATATTGTTGTGAGAAGCGATGGTTCTTGCCTGGTAGACGGGCAATGCTCGTTTTATGATTTTTTGGCATATTTCGATATGGAAGAACTTTATCCTGATTATAATTACAATACGTTAAGTGGATTGATTCTCGGGATTTTACAACACATACCGGCTACGGGTGAACAACTCGAATGGATGAATTTTAAACTTGAGATCGTCGATATGGACGGGGCGCGAATCGATAAGGTTTTGGTTAAGAAAGATGATCTGAAATAA
- a CDS encoding HU family DNA-binding protein: MTKADIVNEISKNTGIEKAIVLATVEQFMETVKKSLSDGDNVYLRGFGSFIVKKRAQKTARNISKNTTIIIPEHNIPAFKPAKTFMSNVK; encoded by the coding sequence ATGACTAAGGCAGACATTGTGAACGAGATTTCAAAAAACACGGGTATTGAAAAAGCCATCGTTCTTGCAACAGTTGAACAATTCATGGAAACTGTTAAAAAATCACTGAGTGATGGAGACAACGTTTATTTAAGAGGATTCGGTAGCTTTATCGTTAAGAAAAGAGCTCAGAAAACAGCCAGAAACATTTCAAAGAACACAACCATAATTATTCCCGAGCACAACATTCCGGCATTTAAACCGGCAAAGACATTTATGAGCAACGTGAAATAA
- a CDS encoding Rne/Rng family ribonuclease — protein MSSELVVDVQSKEVSIAILENKRLVELQKEARNISFSVGDIYLGKVKKLMPGLNAAFVDVGYEKDAFLHYLDLGAQFNSCAKFIKQSLSDRKKLLSISKFNMLPDIDKEGTIGDVLKVGQEVLVQIAKEPISSKGPRLTAEISFAGRFLVLIPFADKVSVSQKIKSNEEKARLKQLIQSIKPKNFGVIVRTVAENKRVAELDNELKTLVKCWEDSLVKLQKAKTPSLIFEETGRTVGVLRDIFNTSFESIHVNDELVYQQIYNYVSLIAPERKDIVKLYKGELPIFDNFSITKQIKSSFGKTVSFKSGAYLIIEHTEALHVIDVNSGNRSKATNDQESNALDVNMHAAEEIARQLRLRDMGGIIVIDFIDMQEAENRQKLYDHMRELMAADRAKHNILPLSKFGLMQITRQRVRPALDITTTENCPTCFGKGTIPPSLLFTDRLEDKIAYMVNKLKIRNFRLHVHPFIAAFINKGFYSLKWQWKCKYTFGFKLVPDQSLAFLEYKFYDKNNEEIDLKEEIEIK, from the coding sequence GTGTCCAGTGAACTTGTAGTTGACGTCCAATCCAAAGAGGTTTCTATTGCAATTCTCGAAAACAAACGTTTAGTAGAATTACAAAAAGAAGCTCGTAATATATCGTTCTCGGTCGGCGATATTTATTTGGGAAAGGTTAAGAAACTCATGCCAGGACTAAATGCTGCATTTGTTGATGTAGGTTATGAAAAGGATGCATTTCTTCATTATCTCGATTTAGGGGCTCAATTTAATTCCTGTGCCAAATTTATCAAACAATCCCTGTCTGACCGGAAAAAATTGTTATCGATCAGCAAATTCAATATGCTACCCGATATCGATAAGGAAGGTACGATAGGAGATGTACTTAAAGTAGGCCAAGAAGTTCTGGTGCAGATTGCCAAAGAACCTATATCATCTAAAGGTCCCCGATTAACTGCCGAAATATCTTTTGCAGGGCGTTTTCTCGTGCTTATTCCTTTTGCCGACAAAGTATCGGTGTCTCAAAAAATAAAATCAAACGAAGAAAAAGCGCGACTCAAGCAACTGATCCAAAGCATAAAGCCTAAAAACTTTGGGGTAATCGTACGTACAGTTGCCGAAAACAAACGAGTCGCTGAATTAGATAATGAATTAAAAACATTGGTAAAATGCTGGGAAGATTCACTCGTCAAACTCCAAAAAGCCAAAACACCATCGCTCATATTCGAAGAAACGGGACGCACGGTCGGAGTACTACGGGATATATTCAACACATCATTTGAAAGTATCCACGTAAATGACGAATTAGTCTATCAGCAAATATACAATTATGTAAGCCTGATCGCTCCCGAACGGAAAGACATCGTAAAGCTATACAAAGGGGAATTACCCATATTTGATAATTTCTCGATTACAAAACAAATAAAGTCATCGTTCGGTAAAACCGTATCGTTTAAAAGCGGTGCATACCTGATCATAGAACATACAGAAGCTTTGCATGTAATCGATGTAAATAGCGGAAACCGATCCAAAGCGACTAATGATCAAGAGAGCAACGCTCTCGATGTAAATATGCATGCTGCAGAAGAAATCGCCCGCCAATTGCGTTTACGTGATATGGGTGGCATTATCGTTATCGACTTTATCGATATGCAGGAAGCAGAAAACAGGCAAAAGCTTTATGACCATATGCGCGAATTGATGGCGGCAGACAGGGCAAAACATAACATATTGCCTTTAAGTAAATTCGGTCTGATGCAAATAACCCGGCAACGTGTGCGGCCGGCACTTGATATCACTACAACCGAAAACTGTCCTACCTGCTTCGGTAAAGGTACTATTCCTCCTTCTCTTCTTTTTACCGACCGCCTTGAAGACAAAATAGCATATATGGTAAACAAACTGAAAATCAGAAATTTCCGGTTACACGTGCACCCTTTTATCGCAGCATTTATAAATAAGGGTTTTTATTCCCTTAAATGGCAATGGAAGTGTAAATACACTTTCGGTTTCAAATTAGTGCCTGATCAGTCTCTCGCATTTCTCGAATATAAATTTTACGATAAAAATAATGAAGAGATCGATCTGAAAGAAGAAATTGAAATAAAGTAA
- a CDS encoding tetratricopeptide repeat protein, whose protein sequence is MRLKFLLLSSLIFIGGMAATALGASYTDGIEYFKAGQPERAKIILERTFNDPATNKAEACYYLGEVYSKMNKNDSASYYYKMGLAADPTYVFNKIGEAKLLMKSNLKEAESMIKDALKEKMSKKNPAVYLAVAQAYYQNLIPEYQKYLDKALDYDKKFAETYMFEGDILVDRQQYGDAAGYYEMAINFDPNCVPAYVKYSNIYFPINAQSAIQKLETLLQLAPNSALAQREMAEAYYKNGQYGKAVDAYGLYMSNPNHFDSDQARYGALLFFDKKYEESLDLINKVLESDPDNFVAKRLAMYDNYELKRYADGVAAAEKFMSSPNNPQFNSRDYLTYGYLLIKNDQPDKAVSVFEKAIAIEPTNLDLYKELSDAYRSAGDYVKSADAYNEYMKLDSANVRVQDYFILGGAYYQAAATAADSTDVEKAEKTRLYLAADSLFKIVIERAPEDYRGHLWRARANAGLDPETTMGTAKPYYEAAMAILEKDNNNPRALVECYKYLGYYNYLKEHENNVKGFPQTRFYWEKVLTVDPEAADIKGALEQLPK, encoded by the coding sequence ATGAGACTTAAATTTCTGTTACTTTCATCGCTCATTTTCATCGGAGGGATGGCTGCTACGGCCCTTGGGGCGAGTTATACCGACGGTATAGAATATTTTAAGGCCGGTCAGCCCGAACGTGCCAAGATTATACTCGAACGCACATTTAATGACCCTGCGACAAATAAAGCCGAAGCTTGTTATTATCTGGGTGAAGTTTATTCGAAAATGAATAAGAATGACTCCGCTTCTTATTATTATAAAATGGGGTTGGCTGCAGATCCTACCTATGTATTCAATAAGATCGGTGAGGCTAAATTGCTGATGAAAAGCAATCTTAAAGAAGCAGAATCGATGATAAAAGATGCACTGAAGGAAAAAATGTCGAAAAAAAATCCGGCAGTTTATTTGGCTGTTGCACAAGCTTATTATCAGAATCTGATTCCGGAGTACCAAAAATATCTTGATAAAGCGTTGGATTATGATAAGAAATTCGCTGAAACGTATATGTTCGAAGGGGATATTTTGGTAGACAGACAGCAATATGGTGATGCTGCGGGATATTATGAAATGGCTATAAATTTCGATCCTAACTGTGTGCCTGCTTATGTGAAGTATTCAAATATATATTTCCCTATCAATGCCCAGTCAGCTATTCAGAAACTTGAAACTTTACTTCAATTGGCGCCTAATTCGGCTTTAGCTCAGCGGGAAATGGCAGAGGCATATTATAAAAACGGCCAGTATGGAAAAGCTGTAGATGCTTATGGATTGTATATGTCGAATCCTAATCATTTCGACTCGGACCAGGCACGTTATGGAGCTTTACTGTTTTTCGATAAAAAATACGAAGAATCTCTTGATTTAATAAATAAAGTTCTCGAAAGTGATCCTGATAATTTCGTAGCAAAGCGTTTGGCTATGTATGATAATTACGAATTGAAGAGATATGCAGATGGTGTTGCTGCTGCTGAAAAGTTCATGAGCTCTCCTAATAATCCCCAATTTAATAGTCGCGATTATTTGACTTACGGATATTTGTTGATTAAAAACGATCAGCCCGATAAAGCTGTTTCGGTATTTGAGAAAGCAATTGCGATAGAGCCTACTAATCTCGATTTATATAAAGAATTGAGCGATGCATATCGTAGTGCAGGTGATTATGTGAAAAGTGCAGATGCATATAATGAATACATGAAGCTCGATTCTGCTAATGTTCGTGTTCAGGACTATTTTATTTTAGGTGGTGCTTATTATCAGGCAGCTGCGACGGCTGCTGATTCTACCGATGTAGAAAAGGCCGAAAAAACACGTCTTTATCTTGCTGCAGATAGTTTGTTTAAAATTGTAATAGAAAGAGCTCCCGAAGATTACCGTGGACATTTATGGAGGGCAAGAGCTAATGCCGGTCTCGATCCTGAAACGACCATGGGTACGGCAAAGCCATATTACGAAGCGGCTATGGCGATTCTTGAAAAAGATAATAATAATCCTAGAGCATTGGTAGAATGCTATAAATATCTCGGTTATTATAATTACTTGAAAGAGCATGAAAATAATGTAAAAGGCTTCCCTCAGACTCGCTTCTATTGGGAAAAAGTATTGACTGTAGATCCGGAAGCAGCCGATATAAAGGGGGCTTTAGAACAATTGCCTAAGTAA
- a CDS encoding PstS family phosphate ABC transporter substrate-binding protein gives MKNIFKSIAVILFIMSVSYSFTSCGPAQKKEASDTPTSGVIKISADESFEPIIQQEIDVFESLYPKAGIVPEYVSEVDAITLLIRDSVRLAVTTRVLTQQEEETLHAKKLYPKTEKIAIDGIALIVNKENTDTLITVNDIEKILTGKITQWKQLYPKSKLGEIQMVFDNANSSTIRYAIDSICKGQKLSDKLRAQKNNNDVIDYVAQVPNAIGVIGASWIGNRSDTTRLSFSERINVMAVSSDDFANNANSYKPYQAYLAMGLYPFTRNVYIISTDPKTGLPSGFTKFVSTDRGQKIILKSGMVPATQVIRIVNVRDNL, from the coding sequence ATGAAAAATATATTTAAATCAATAGCCGTAATATTGTTTATAATGTCGGTTTCTTATAGTTTTACATCCTGTGGGCCTGCTCAGAAAAAAGAAGCGAGTGATACACCTACTTCAGGCGTAATAAAAATTAGTGCTGACGAATCTTTCGAACCCATTATTCAGCAAGAAATCGATGTGTTCGAATCGTTATATCCTAAAGCGGGGATTGTTCCTGAATATGTAAGTGAAGTGGATGCGATTACATTATTGATTCGCGATAGCGTACGGTTGGCTGTTACTACCCGGGTATTGACCCAACAGGAAGAAGAAACTTTACATGCAAAAAAATTATATCCGAAGACAGAAAAGATTGCTATTGACGGAATCGCTCTTATTGTGAATAAAGAAAATACCGATACTTTGATTACGGTAAATGATATTGAAAAAATTCTTACAGGTAAGATTACCCAGTGGAAACAATTGTATCCCAAATCGAAATTGGGCGAAATACAGATGGTTTTTGATAATGCCAATTCAAGTACGATACGTTATGCTATCGATTCTATTTGCAAGGGACAAAAATTATCTGATAAATTAAGAGCTCAAAAAAATAATAACGATGTGATCGATTATGTTGCTCAAGTTCCGAATGCGATTGGTGTAATTGGTGCGAGCTGGATCGGTAATAGAAGCGATACGACTCGGTTGTCTTTTTCTGAAAGAATAAATGTAATGGCGGTGAGTAGTGACGATTTTGCTAATAATGCGAATAGTTATAAACCGTATCAGGCGTATCTTGCTATGGGATTATATCCTTTTACACGAAATGTTTATATAATTTCAACAGATCCCAAAACCGGATTGCCTTCAGGATTTACTAAATTTGTTAGTACCGACAGGGGACAGAAAATTATTCTGAAGAGCGGGATGGTACCGGCTACCCAGGTAATCCGTATTGTTAATGTACGAGACAATTTATAA